The following nucleotide sequence is from Acyrthosiphon pisum isolate AL4f chromosome A2, pea_aphid_22Mar2018_4r6ur, whole genome shotgun sequence.
GTTTTAACTACTACagattaaaaaatctaaatactatacatttgtACATTCTAGACACGAGGTTCTCTATCACAAATTAACGAAATGATAAAATGTCTCCTCGTAATGTCAGATTTGTTCACTGAAAGAGAACATTATATATGGATGCTTAATGTATGTTTGGATTTATCGCAATCACATCACCATGAAGATCTATTGTTACATCAATACGTCATAATCGCTGCAGCCAAAGCAATGGCTATTTCTATTACCGAGGTAATTTTTACAAGGCCGGTATAGAACAGATATTACGGGTAttaatgaaatgtatgtattattgattaataggATATCAGTATTCGAGAGAAAGTGttgaaattaattgataatgGTCTCAAAAGTAATTGCCGTTTGACCCAATTGGCCGCTCTACACGGCTTACTTTATTTGTTAGAAGGATGTTTTATCATGAATAATGTGTTGCCAAATAGTTCAGAAATTGTGCAGATGGCTGTGGATTTTGTACAAAAACATCTATGCActgaatattcaatgttgtaagTTTATATTCTTCTAATTGAGTTCTAAAAATGTGATACCTAATATTTTCTTCTGTCAAGATATGAATGCGAATGGCAGCTATGTGTGATATCGATAGCATTCTACATAGTAGAACATGGGTCAGATAATATTGAAGACGCATTGCTCATGTCACTGGAAGGCCTCACTAAATTAGTATCATCGTCTagacattttaaactataccaAGCTCTTATACAGGTATGTGTACTCTTCTGTATTCAACGGTAAACACAcatcatgcataatatatatgatataaaagtaaatttttaggGTTTTCAAAGGATCATATTTGTAAAACATTCAAATGAAAACATTGTGGAGCAAATTACAACATTAGCTTTGGACAGGTTATCCAATGCTCCTCCAGGATTTTCCTTGCCAGCATTGCAGTTACTTTTATCATGCATTTATGCAGGTTTGAGACCATATCAAATGATTTCTTATTGTTTAAGCCACAAATATATCTGCAGTTTAAGCCCGTAGGTTGAGGGGGGAGGTATCCATATCACttttgagtaatttattttatttttacagtgatAGATTTTAatgatcaaaatgtatttttttctatttgtgtGTATTTTGGATTACTTTATAAACCACATTGGCTAGATTTTAATTCAAACCAAACAAtccaaaaattaattgaaaaaaatagtttgatcTACTTCttcttaaatgatttattaaggTCTTGATTTAtagatttcatataataaattagagtATAGAGTGTAAGAGATGCTGAACTATTGCATTGGctcagcaaattattttttgtccatACGTTCGTATTTTGgtgttttatttctattttttttttagaacattataatgaaaatgtCGAAGGTGATATTGATCCCGATATGATTGTTGTTGAAATGGAAAAGATAAGCGTCATGTTTGAAAGGCAAGTTTcttcattttaatttgtatgtttagATTTGATATTAATCCATAAATTACATGCATTACTTAGAATAAAGAAAGGATGTTTACTGGAAGTAGAAGTGACAACAGTTATAATGGCTAAAGTGTTAACAGATATATTTCCGGCATCGTACGTACTCATGAGAGTTGTCAGCGAATTTCTTTCTCCAAATCAACCTCATCCGACATCTATGTGCACAGTTGTTAATcaagtatgtattttattttattacattgtcAACTGTAGAAcacttattttcttatattttattgtttatttttattttaaagatatttgaGCAATTGATTAAGGAATCACAATTGGATCTCTTACAAGATTGGGTTATTACAACACTCAGCAATTTTACCCAAGGTCTTCAAATACCAATGGCAATTTATTGTCtaatcagtttttttataagttcatcaaaaaataaatggcTAAGAgcgatgtattttttttcactatataATCACTAAatcatatgatttatttatatttgtgattatttttagatttcctCACGTTAGGTTAAGGCTTGGTCGTTATGAATATGAAGATAGAAAATTGTTATGCATTGCTGCAATGGACTTTTATCATAGCGTAAGGATATtgagaataataaatttaaaaataatttgttaaacataaaaaaaacatttttgtaagaaaattttttattttagctttCTAATGAAAACCAAAAGCAATTATACAAAGAATCATTCCAATCTTCAGTCAAGTCGAAAAATCCTTttcaagatattatattatgtttggagTAAAGTTATGGActccaaaatatgttaaatgtaaGACCAATCATGAtctattaccatttaccacgtaacattattaatttattaaacaattattgttattttattactatttaaaataaaactaaaaaccaatgagtaaataaaatgtgaatatttatttgtgttcttcaaatattttattgaaaaatcctgAAGGACATCTTATTTCCATATCTGTGATTTGTTGTGAAATATTCTTTCCTAGTGGTTctctaaaataacattattaaatataaatatatatgacaaTGAACATACAAACATTGTTAAcacttgttaaatattatttttaattattaaatgtaaatacatattattttaaactgtataaaacTTACTTCGATTGGATATcaattttatctaaatcaagGTGACTGAATATATCTATATGttcattaaatttttctatGCCATTCCATGCTATCATTATTCCATTATCTGTACAAAGTTTGGGTGGTGGAACTATTAGCTTGAAATTTTCCTCTTCACACACAAGATTCAAATGTTTTCGAATAAACATGTTGCTAGCAACACCACCAGACACTAcctgtgaaaaataaataaattagtactaTAGTTtagttactatttttatttatttttttaaacttaccaATGTTCGATTTGTGTCTGGCAATAGTTGTGTTCGGTTAATAAATTCAATAGCCCTCTGTACTCGAGTGCATATGTGTTTCGTAATGGCATATTGAATGCTGGCACATAAATCGAAAACTTCTGGGATAATTTCATCTCCTTTCAattctaacaaaaataaaaatgttaagtgtaatctatataaacataaaacattttaccgTGCTTCTGTTCGGATTTTAGAATTTGAGATCGTATAGCATTCTTTAAGCCGGAGTAACTGAAATTGCAGTCTTTGTAATTTGTCATAAATGTACCCAAATCAATAGCTCTAGGATCACCTTTCAATGCTGCTTTCTCAATTGCTTGGCCTCCACAACAATTTCTAAACTCCTTCATATTCTTCAACTGAAGTCGCCTGGCTGCctgaagaaataaaatataatttaatacaactgCAATGTCATACTTGAAGAAACTAAACAAACATTATGCTAAATTACCTTGTCCAATGCTTCGCCAGGAGCGTCATCAATAGATTGTCCTAGCAACAGAAAttcatttactttttttacgATAGCCAACAAACAGTGTCCACCAGATAAAAGTAAGACTAAAAATGGTAACtgtaaattctaataaaatttaatttaattagtcaTTGATACAGAGTAACAATAAATAACGAATGTACTTCTTACATGATCAACTAATCTTGCAGTCAAGGCGTGTGCTTCCATGTGATGAATCGGTATCAGAGGCTTCAATGATTTTTTACTCAATTCTTTTGCATAGTTCATACCGACTAACAGTGACAAGGGCAAACCGGGTTTAACAGTGACAGCAATGGCATCTAGATCATTCAAACTAACTTGGGCCTGTTGCAACGCCTGTGTTACAACATTATCAATGTTCTGCTTGTGCAAATCCCTGGCCACTGGTGGAATTATTCCCCCGAAACTGAAGAAatgacaattatattttgttgtcatcTGGGCCAATTTGTTACATACTCGAGGTGAATCTGCTGTTGAGATTGTAAGTATTCACCAAGGATATTTCTGTCACTGTCCACTATTGCACATCCAGTATCGTCGCAGCTAGTCTCAATGCCCAACAATTTGCTATACTTTCTGTGGGCTTGCCTTGTGTACTGACACCACAAACTTGACCGGAGAAGCCGATAAAGCCTCATTGTAAAAAGACAGTAGAGAATGAAATGATGAAGtcctaaaaatattgaacaccagtttaaaatgtttaaatattttgacttttacgCTACTCCCCATAGCCCAAGCTCATTTTGTGCATATGTCTCATAAATCCACGAGCTCGTGTAAAATACGCAATACGAATGTAATATACTCACACGTATAATGTATCTGTATTTTTGAGTCGTCCTAAAGCTTTTTGCCAATGGCCACAGCAGTCGGTACGGtctttaaactaaaaaaaaaaaatattctaaattctaaactTTAGGTTGACGGGGGGTGGTTGGCTCTGGTGGGCGGGAAGCCGGAAAGTGTCTAAATAGTCCAAAGATAACAATAATCACACATGGTTGTGTTTATGagtgttatcatttatcactttATCAGTAATTTCACATTTGGGTACGTTGTAAGTTTGTAACACGTCTCGTCGTGTCTTGCTGACCACTACGGCACTGCGAGTGCCCTCGGGAGATCTAAGATCTTAAGTTAGGCATTCAATTAATGAATTCCAAGCAATCGAAAGTCCAtcagtaatttgttttgataaattaagGTCATCAGTCAGTGTACATAACCGTTTTAAAACCATGGAGAACACCAAAAAGGCTCTGTCATCAATACCGCTACTAAAGACAAAAGCCGGTCCTCGGGATGTTGATTTGTGGCCACAAAGACTTAAAGAAGAATACCAATCCCTAATCCAAGTAAGGGCAGTTAAGATTCTTACCACTGAGCTGTCTACTTATGACATctcataatttgttaaattcaaatatttatttttaatattctagtaTGTTCAGAACAATAAAGCAGCCGATAATGATTGGTTTCGTCTAGAGTCGAATAAGGAGGGAACTAAATGGTTTGGAAAGTGTTGGGTGTTTCAGAATCAATTGAAATATGAGTTTGACATAGAATTCGATGTGAgttatttgtttcaataattatatatatatatatttttttaaattatttttatggtatattTGTTTCAGATTCCAGTAACTTTCCCTACTACAGCACCTGAAATTGCATTACCTGAACTTGATGGTAAAACTGCCAAAATGTATCGAGGTGGCAAAATATGTTTATCTGACCATTTTAAACCATTGTGGGCTAGAAATGTACCAAAGTTTGGTATCTCCCACGCTTTAGCACTTGGTGTAaggttttttttgttagttaatagttattttttttattttacctttatCTATCTTATCTACAAAAAAcctttttgaacaatttttttttttacatttgtgtTTTCTAAGCTATAaactggtaaaataaaaatgttattacttaatttaattttaaagttaaattaaattaagaacaaataaataacaaatgtagtaataactattttttatatattattatgtacatttattttgatttatctttctaaaatgtatttatgttctGTTGTAGTTGGGCCCATGGTTGGCGGTTGAAATCCCAGAATTAATTCTGAGAGGAGTGGTTAAATACAAAGAAAAAGAAGaggataattaattaatatttcagagTTACAGAAAAGTTATCATGGAATAATTTTTGAGAGCTATAagtgatatataatttttatattttatgatattaattttaacataactgTTGGATGATACACATTAAAACaatcattcatattatttaaatatattaaagattaaattaaatttatgttgtcTAATgtcaaacatttataatatattatgaaatatgtcttaaaatgtataacataattatttagacaatatgatattcttaaatttattttttaaaattattgatgattgtataattttattgttaaatgtttattctacttgtgtattaaattaatttttttggcaaaccattgttagttaaaaaaaattttgatacaaacaattttttttctttccacTATAGTTTCCATAGGCATGTacccatttttattttcactctttctgattacctataaaataatagttttttcaaatttttttgttatgttaataaataaaaacatattttaaatatttttacaaagacATGTTTATTGAAaagaatgtaattttaaaattcttgctTCATAATTAAGCCGTGAACATAGGTTGTACctacaaattatgtaattaatttgttattgttaattattaattaacaacacatattttcattagtattattaataactattaattattaaacactaAAACAACAtctaatatttgtgattttttataGTTCATCAATTACTTCTTCAGCATCCAAaggttatgtatttttatgaacACCTAACATAAGTATAGTTCAGTGgtgtatttagggggggggggggtgacctTTTCCTCTGTTGGACAGGCTCCACTTTTATTGATACAATTAAagttaatgaacaaaaaaaaatgtatcatttatactttatacattcaattattgtaatttttactacctatatacctacctacattagtTGAATTCAAATGAATGTATCGAGCTTAAAACGacttaatgattaaaattatgaaaataactaTTTTCGAAGTAGTGTCCCAAAAAAAGTTACCAGCTGGTAACTTAGCTATAATATCTAGGAAAATAAATTGCtgaccaattaaaatataatgatatcattGACACATTCACTAATTTAAGACGTAGGAaagttaatttacaatatattagattctgagcggagcaaaagaatgtattgattttacaatgtgtgtgtgttttttttctgtattttcaGTAACATTTTGGGTAgaagttttatctattgatttttgatatttttttgtaatttaaaagctAATAACCGTAGaaacttgacattttaaataaaataaatgttaaatttaccaGATTCCATacatggtacataatattttcaaaaaattttgactGAGTTATTTATAGCCataagacattttataaattatttttaagttaaaaaaatgggtaagtggatgtcactctgctgtacagtaggttacaagaaggtcactgtaatgggtagtgttaaatttaaattcaatgatataatatcgttgtataagaaaaacgattcagagcgaaaacggtcagtcagcctatgatattagttattactaagtatataatatattgtatatttgataatattattgtgaataaagtaatttatatatttacctatttacgtggcaccttgttttaaatttccaatccataactataaaagttgaacattttatacatttttaactacaaaataattattaaattttgtcaaaattcgaactttgaatgcttataaaaaaaaaattgtgcctatatatttttattatttttcaactgctattgtaacaatatatcaggagccttacattaaattttcaagaaaatcgaagcagttttactctCCCAAACCGTGatggcagacacaaaaaaaacacatcattttaaaatcattacattacattcatcattccactcagaatctaaaagtttacTTAAACggaacattaattatatatgagtgtttgaacttatattttttatgatatttgatattcagcggtaaatatattattgaattcctaataatcgatttttgacattttgttgtatttattcCCAACCCGAATAGCCATTGACTCTTGaaatgttcattaaatatttttattggcattttctatttataatacaatttttaaactatcttgaccctttttgaactgtttataaccatgaacattttttaaaatgtaaatatagtataccatataccaccataaagatatatgtttttattttccgatatttatgccacgaacgactagtggcgtatagtacctatatcaaagcagacaaattaccacggctagaacatttagaaaacagatataggtacctacttaaaatttaaaagtagtatcatattgagaaatacagaaaataagtaaacttaattttacaaaaaaaaaggtcaagggggaggatctatcccccattccccccccccgtaaatacgccactgaacgtcaccgctcagaataatttgttcatatacactgattttttaatattatatatatatatattattatatataatatatcattgaattaaaatataacacatccattacaacgatATTCTTGAAACCTACCGTATAGAAGAGCAGTAGGTACTCACTCATCCATCtattttatactgtattaggtacctactatattttttggtttattcatttatcaattttattatattaagtttaaacataatatgatatgttgtgttattaatttctttacttaataatataaatatcgttTTAGATACAAGATTCTATATTTATAAGTCTAGTTGCGCGTTTCCCCAttaatttatacctaggtacctataggctatagcctataatataatatcataatatatgcaacTACCAACTGTCGATAATTCCATTTTAGGCCCCGAAATTTTACTCAGCCTTGGGCCCCGCAAATCGTCAGGACAgccttgtatattatgtacaagctATACAAGCATTTTATACATTAGGTACACGCTAAAATACAAAGTACAACTTTACCGTAGAACTACAAGAATAGGTAAGTATTTCGATAAGGGTCTTTTTTTGGGACTTATTTTTCCGATTACCCTTGGGCCAGGGGCCTACCTCCTATATATGTACGCCACTGGTTGCCAATAGTTTGAACAATGTGTTTTGCTGCATTGTCTATATCGGAAGGACACTTAAGCAGTGCTAGACTTGGTGAGGGGGGCAGGAGCGAGGTATCTTAACtaaattgttaaacattttagcGTATCCCTATACGTACAATTTAACTTACATATTCTGAGGATTTGTATATGCTAATATATGCTCGAGTAATGAGTAACGATAACACTTGAAGtcaaagatatatatttttctactgtTGTCCAAGCTGTTTAAGAGgagtttgtaataattgttaaaatattgaatacactTTATAgtcaaatacctatatagttgtcCTAGTTTAAATGGCaggtatcaataaaattatatacctaaaaaaattgttcggctctaaaatcaataatttcgcTTAGAGcttgttcataaataaaatatcatatgagTCTGATATTACCTGGGTATGTTAAACCGGTCGATAAacactttttaaaactaatttttattcatgcaaataatatttttctttttctttgcttcttaaattgtttgattGGTTTGCTGCAGTTCTCCATGCTTCCCTCTTGTAACTTAATTCCTTTAGTTCTTTGTAGCTATTATTTCCTATGTCAATCATGATTCGTTTCATACATTCCATCCTTGGCCTTTCTCTTCGACTCTTCCTATATAACCTTCTATAACATTCATATGGACATATGGCGTATAGGATGTGTCCTATAATTTTGTCTCTTCTAACCTTAATACTATGCCACAATTTTCGTTTTTCCTTTACTCTAGTTAATACTATTTCATTTGTTACTCTTTCAGTTCATTTAATCTTAAACATTTTTCGATAACACCACATTTTGAAGACATCAAGTTTGCTTCTccctaaaatgtatttcataaaatatattttataaatgtatttataaaaattgtaccagGTAGATCGCAtactattttagaaaaatatagagTACTGGGCCAATTATgtcttacataatatagagaagtaggtaggtataggacAAGTGGCGGGCAAGGAAGATTATCCCATGGCTCAAGAGTTGCCTATATGTTACTCCCAATGTTTGAACAATCCTGGGAAAAATGTATTTCCCAAATTTTAGTTTCCTATGTAATATCCGTCCAGTGAaatattttccttaattttaattttctgtgtAATCCATTTCCAGTGAAAAAATGtcctgaattaaattttttagtgttATATCTTTCCAGTTAAATACTttcctgaaaaatattttcctatGTAATATCATTCCAGTTCAGTACTTTCTTAAGAAATATTTTCCCACGTAATATCCTTCCATAGAATAATTTcctgaaatttattttcctgAATAATATTTTCCCCAAAATATCTTTCCCGAATATCAGTTTCCTGTGTAATAATTTTCCTGGTTATacttaactgtatattattgttcCTGTTAAATGTATTCCCGGCTTTTACTTTCCCGATTTATGAAGCCTCCCTATTTTACTGATTGTCCAATTTCTACACCATATATATAGGGCAATACTCCAcacgtatatttttaatagctttTTTCTTGTTTGTAAGGCCACACTATTGCAGATGgtcaataaatgttttttattctaGAAAGCCTTCTTTGCTTGTGTTATTCTGCAGAGAATGGCAGCTTTACAAAGtaacaaagtgtccgcgtttaGCACTTTTAATGCTCGACCGTTCAGTGACCTAGAACCATTCCCGCGGCGTCGTCGGTTAAGATAGGAAAAAAAGGTTTAGGTATAGTAagcaacatttttgtatttattgataatttttacctcaaaatattcaaaatataatagtcttTTACTTTATGGGGgtgcaaattttaaatttggacgtGTACTTGTTCCCTGAGCACCAACTTAGTTGCGCCAATGGGCCAGCTGATAGATAGTATTATGACTATTACTATatgtgtatagtaatattatattactaaatataatatgtatatatattatattactaaatagatatagtattttaatttatgaagtaAAACGCCgatctacaaaataaaaataaaagtaggtacccaattaattatttattcttataaaataaatgatttatatttaattcaatttgacGTGCCCGCCTCATATTTGTAGCTTGTCGCGCTCATCAACgtgtattattgtgtaattaataattattgtaaatattatttgtgcatcttaaaatactcataactcactttaaaattaaaataaaataaaaactaaagcCTATgagattgcctagataataatcttacccttaatttttttaagaggtcaattcacaataatttttaaaacaacagaGCTAAGCGTGATCTGTTGAGCTTAACATTTGCTATACCTATTacacgcacttgtaagacagagacatcATATTATGCAGATaccacgtcctcttaatgtacgtatattttgtattattgttttacgtgtttattaatattatttatataatatacctatttaaaaatatcattaattttatttttactcgtccaacatttttttattatttttaaactattacttTCTAATGCAACCGGGCCCATAAACATATGAATTTGATTAAGTTAGTGAGGATATCAcaatatcacattttattttctcctagtagggatttttttttccaactaacaCGTATAGTgatctacctacctacttttgcTATATATAGAACCGCTGAGCTGTGGCTTCATTGATTTTCTGGCAATGTACCTGGTTGAAGAACATGAcatgtattaatttatcttcaacgaatatttacaatatgaaatatataataaattatacgtcTATTTAAATTCTACAGAAGTACAGTAGGTACTTTCAGATTACACTCCATACTATATTAACTGGgtgtctaaataatttaaaactcagCTGTATGCCTGTATTATGAACTATGAAGGTTACGCCACGTCAAAACAAACAATCTCCGCAACACAACAATCATAGAACATGGCACGTCAATACGTCATGCACTTTGGATGCGTAATTCAATAGTTATTCCCGCATTCCCGTGTTCCAAAGTCCAAAATGGCATTAATGGCTAGTGCTAGTCACTGCAGTAATGTAGTACTGCATTTCAGCAAAtactataaatctataatagtaTTCGACTTGAGTCTTGATCACAGAACACAGATATATActagaaattataatacatagtaccatagaagtaggtaggtacctaaatagtatagtatataaattataaggtacctacttatttaacaAATTGCCATTACAAACGTTGCTATAGTGAATATTTGTCAAATAGTGATAGTCCTGTTACACCCTATATATCACAGAATAACATTATTCTGTCTCTGCGTcggtattaaaagaaaaaaacaatcagGTGGTTTACTCGGCATAAATATTTCGTGAATAATGtgaattaataaataccaaCCTGCttacctattacataatattatttaacaatatattataccatgtttACAGACAGTTTATAGTTTTACATCATTACACCAAGCAAAAACACAGAAGAAAGAAGTAgaaggaaataaataaataaataatactaatccGTAAACGTATTCACTTCGTAACGACTCACCGGCGGCCAATGCATCGCGTCCGATTGGTCGAGACGCCAAGTTGCACAAGTGTCTTACGTAGTTACTAACGtgactaatattatagtattagatGTTTTCATCTTGTCTTTAGTCATCGTGTCATGAATTTTCGGGACAAGTACACCAATCCCAGTGTCGTA
It contains:
- the LOC100168791 gene encoding probable tRNA N6-adenosine threonylcarbamoyltransferase, mitochondrial, whose translation is MRLYRLLRSSLWCQYTRQAHRKYSKLLGIETSCDDTGCAIVDSDRNILGEYLQSQQQIHLDFGGIIPPVARDLHKQNIDNVVTQALQQAQVSLNDLDAIAVTVKPGLPLSLLVGMNYAKELSKKSLKPLIPIHHMEAHALTARLVDHNLQLPFLVLLLSGGHCLLAIVKKVNEFLLLGQSIDDAPGEALDKAARRLQLKNMKEFRNCCGGQAIEKAALKGDPRAIDLGTFMTNYKDCNFSYSGLKNAIRSQILKSEQKHELKGDEIIPEVFDLCASIQYAITKHICTRVQRAIEFINRTQLLPDTNRTLVVSGGVASNMFIRKHLNLVCEEENFKLIVPPPKLCTDNGIMIAWNGIEKFNEHIDIFSHLDLDKIDIQSKEPLGKNISQQITDMEIRCPSGFFNKIFEEHK
- the Ufc1 gene encoding ubiquitin-fold modifier conjugating enzyme 1, with the protein product MENTKKALSSIPLLKTKAGPRDVDLWPQRLKEEYQSLIQYVQNNKAADNDWFRLESNKEGTKWFGKCWVFQNQLKYEFDIEFDIPVTFPTTAPEIALPELDGKTAKMYRGGKICLSDHFKPLWARNVPKFGISHALALGLGPWLAVEIPELILRGVVKYKEKEEDN